In Erpetoichthys calabaricus chromosome 2, fErpCal1.3, whole genome shotgun sequence, a genomic segment contains:
- the rps13 gene encoding 40S ribosomal protein S13 yields MGRMHAPGKGLSQSALPYRRSVPTWLKLTSDDVKEQIYKLAKKGLTPSQIGVILRDSHGVAQVRFVTGNKILRILKSKGLAPDLPEDLYHLIKKAVAVRKHLERNRKDKDAKFRLILIESRIHRLARYYKTRRVLPPNWKYESSTASALVA; encoded by the exons ATGGGTCGTATGCACGCTCCTGG AAAGGGCTTGTCCCAGTCAGCTCTGCCGTACCGGCGCAGTGTGCCCACG TGGCTTAAACTGACGTCTGATGATGTTAAAGAACAGATCTACAAATTGGCCAAGAAAGGCCTGACACCATCCCAGATCG GTGTTATTTTGAGGGACTCTCATGGTGTTGCTCAAGTGCGCTTTGTCACTGGCAACAAGATTCTAAGAATCCTTAAATCCAAAGGTTTGGCCCCTGACCTCCCGGAGGATCTGTATCATCTGATCAAGAAGGCTGTGGCCGTCCGTAAGCATTTGGAAAGGAACAGGAAG GACAAAGATGCCAAGTTTCGTTTGATTCTTATTGAGAGCAGAATCCACAGGCTGGCCCGTTATTACAAGACCAGAAGAGTACTGCCACCCAACTGGAAGTA tgaaTCTTCTACAGCATCTGCTCTTGTCGCATAA
- the ppp1r15b gene encoding protein phosphatase 1 regulatory subunit 15B, producing the protein MDSYPKKTWMDRYGMTGALAVHRTWQIWSVLLEQLRVLLQVVYAGLWAVFQMCGLEIHLRIIAQRSQVQHIGFPSHVEELFSSPHSFKENAASIVTSLNNMTLGDIDSFANGMECQVSSFEPMFFNLNVDAEEEPECCNSFETSAAFFLSDTNALLHSPFSRDLESRPRVHCQDVKTSRVIGHKSECLQSDASDPASGMACQVSSLKPAFCNLEADAEEEDPECRSSFENPSAFLFSDTNGVLHSPFCNDQEIPPKVNLQDVEASEVVERKSGSLQSITYDDNNDSEDLSFWSESSDEECDMEASQRLWESFTSTSDPYNLFMFSAPISSGLQDPQYEERKTLSWDEDLTENVDKRAESDCVNFVQTWSVLESEDSSWDSGSNSGDSEEEDNDKLWESFISPRDPYNPLHFTACASSSFSKPRPSPCLTGCSASATEERNPAENRSPVLSSCSEEDGDSEAEDDDDDDEDDDDEILQTSAIDENEKLWKLFSQSTDPYHPLNFKACIESFPDAKAPVGFVWENDRTLEATVKKASCAKPALPKRDYKHDCTNRSTHRLCPWRKKRNAPVECHGGHKKDLHRKVTFSPVVHVHVMHAWDFALRAARRGPWEEMARDRDRFGRRIRETEEAIGYCLDDVHRQQMQARFQREKTEPPSAPT; encoded by the exons ATGGATTCGTACCCGAAGAAGACCTGGATGGACAGATACGGGATGACCGGCGCTTTAGCCGTCCACCGCACCTGGCAGATCTGGAGTGTGCTGCTGGAGCAGCTCCGCGTCCTGCTGCAGGTTGTTTACGCCGGACTCTGGGCGG TTTTTCAGATGTGTGGACTGGAGATCCACCTGAGGATCATTGCCCAGCGCTCCCAAGTCCAGCATATCGGCTTCCCAAGCCACGTCGAAGAATTGTTCTCTTCGCCCCACTCATTTAAGGAGAACGCTGCCAGTATTGTCACCAGTTTAAATAACATGACTTTGGGGGACATTGACTCGTTTGCTAATGGCATGGAATGCCAGGTCAGCTCTTTTGAACCAATGTTTTTCAATCTCAATGTCGATGCAGAAGAAGAACCAGAATGTTGTAATTCCTTTGAAACTTCAGCGGCCTTCTTCCTCAGTGATACAAACGCCCTCCTCCATTCTCCGTTCAGCCGCGATCTGGAGAGCCGGCCCAGAGTTCATTGTCAAGATGTGAAGACCAGTCGAGTGATCGGGCACAAAAGCGAATGTCTTCAAAGTGACGCTTCTGACCCTGCTAGTGGCATGGCATGCCAGGTCAGCTCTTTGAAACCAGCATTTTGTAATCTTGAAGCTGATGCAGAAGAAGAAGACCCTGAATGTCGCAGTTCCTTTGAAAACCCCTCCGCTTTTCTCTTCAGCGATACAAATGGTGTCCTCCATTCGCCGTTCTGCAACGATCAGGAGATCCCGCCAAAAGTAAACCTTCAAGACGTGGAGGCAAGTGAAGTGGTAGAGCGCAAAAGCGGAAGTCTGCAAAGTATCACTTATGACGATAATAATGACAGTGAAGATCTGTCATTCTGGAGCGAAAGTAGTGACGAAGAGTGTGACATGGAGGCAAGTCAAAGGCTGTGGGAGTCATTCACAAGTACCAGTGACCCCTATAATCTGTTCATGTTTTCTGCTCCAATTTCCAGTGGCTTACAGGATCCGCAGTATGAAGAAAGGAAGACTCTTTCATGGGATGAAGACTTGACGGAGAATGTGGATAAGAGGGCCGAGTCAGATTGTGTAAATTTTGTCCAGACCTGGTCTGTGCTCGAAAGTGAGGATAGCTCATGGGACAGTGGCAGCAATTCTGGTGATAGTGAGGAAGAGGACAACGATAAATTGTGGGAGTCCTTCATCAGTCCGAGAGACCCCTATAACCCACTGCACTTTACGGCCTGCGCGTCGAGTTCTTTTTCAAAGCCGCGGCCCTCCCCGTGCTTGACTGGATGTTCCGCTTCTGCAACGGAAGAACGGAACCCAGCAGAGAACAGGAGTCCAGTCCTGTCATCCTGTTCTGAAGAAGATGGTGACAGTGAAGCtgaagatgatgatgacgacgacgaagatgatgatgatgaaatccTGCAGACTTCTGCTATTGATGAAAACGAGAAGCTCTGGAAGTTGTTTTCTCAGAGTACTGACCCGTACCACCCCCTGAATTTTAAAGCGTGCATTGAAAGCTTTCCTGACGCCAAGGCACCTGTGGGCTTTGTTTGGGAAAATGACAGGACACTCGAGGCAACCGTAAAGAAGGCCAGCTGCGCCAAGCCAGCCTTACCAAAGAGAGACTACAAGCACGACTGTACGAACAGAAGCACCCACCGGCTCTGCCCCTGGAGAAAGAAGCGAAATGCGCCTGTGGAATGTCACGGAGGGCACAAGAAAGACCTCCACAGAAAG gtaACGTTTTCTCCTGTCGTTCACGTTCACGTCATGCACGCGTGGGACTTTGCTCTGAGAGCTGCACGCCGGGGTCCTTGGGAGGAGATGGCCAGAGACCGAGACCGGTTTGGGCGGCGGATTCGAGAAACGGAAGAGGCCATTGGCTACTGTCTTGACGATGTCCATCGACAACAAATGCAAGCCCGCTTTCAGAGGGAAAAAACGGAGCCCCCCTCGGCACCAACGTGA